A region from the Capra hircus breed San Clemente chromosome X unlocalized genomic scaffold, ASM170441v1, whole genome shotgun sequence genome encodes:
- the LOC108634452 gene encoding spermatid nuclear transition protein 3-like — translation MTKVTRKPRQSRRVAMRFASKMNGKKKTLCQRRYRGSVKARNMTMRVRRPLQGTMRKKIRSYATQSKKVKKTRKPNCFFCSCGRKKLNQSRKRYQNMRQSQRRRQNQKRR, via the exons ATGACTAAGGTAACCAGGAAGCCACGGCAGTCAAGAAGAGTTGCAATGCGGTTTGCTTCaaagatgaatggaaaaaagaaGACCCTTTGTCAACGGAGGTACAGAGGCAGTGTGAAG GCACGAAATATGACCATGAGGGTGAGAAGACCTCTACAAGGAACCATGAGAAAGAAGATCCGATCATATGCCACTCAATCGAAGAAggtgaagaaaacaagaaaaccaaaCTGTTTTTTCTGTTCCTGTGGACGTAAGAAACTGAATCAAAGCCGAAAAAGGTACCAAAATATGAGGCAGAGTCAAAGAAGGAGGCaaaatcaaaagagaagataA